The DNA window CCGGTACCGGCGGCAGGGGTTCCCCGTCTGGGCCCAACTTGCGTCCCGCATGCTTCGGCCAGGCGTAGCGCGCCTTCTCGTCGGCGTAGCTACCCAGGTATCCCTCCTTGCGAGCTTGTGCGATCCACCGGCCCGCCGAAGAGTCCTCAGTCTGGAAGTGCTCGACGATCACCTCACGAGGCGAAAGCCCCTGCGACAGAGCCGCCCGGTACACGCGCGAGACGCGCTCCAAGTGCTGTCGCTTGCCACCTCGCGAGCTGCGAGTAGGGTCTTCGCCGTCAGACGCCAGCATCGTGAGCAGGCTCGACACGAGGTCGCCGGTCTGGACACCTTCAGCAGCGCGCAGGACCGCGGCGAGGGGGACCATGCGCCACTCTTTGCTCGTCACGGCGCTACCTGGTGGCGGTACGAGCGTCACGGCACCTGTCGCGGCATCGGTCTCAACGGCCCATCCGTCCATACCTCGCAGCCCAGAGACGCGTGCGCCGGTGAGCGTGGCTTCCACCATCATCTTCATGATCATTAAGTTAGCAAGTGATCGTTTACTTGTCCATATAGCGATCATAACGTTGAGGCATGCAAACGACCTATACCAACCCCCTCACAGCCCTTAGGCGACTGCCAGCGACGGTCTCGCTCCCGACGGCCGGTGCCTTCTTCGGCCTCAGCCGAGCACACAGCTACTCGCTCAATGCCCGGGGTGAGTTCCCGGTGCCCGTCCGTCAGATTGGTGCTCGGTTCGTCGTGACTCAGGCAGACCTCGCCCGCGCACTCGGAATCGACGTGGCCGACCTCCTCGACACCGCACCCGCCTGACACGTGCGCAACACGCGACGAAGGCCCCACGCCGCGAAACGTGAGGCCCTCAACACCAGACGACCTGAGCCGGGTCGGTACCCACCCAGGGTATCGCCTCACGAGCACCCTAGGAAGAGCCCCATGAGCATCACCCCCAGCCCCGGCACACCCGCCCAGCGTGTGAAGCGCTCGCTGCAAGGGCGACACCCACGGTCCATCGTGAGCCGCGTCGCGACAGCTGTCCCCGCCGACCGCCTCGCCTTGACCACCACGATCGCGACGCTTCCCGACGAAGCCGTTCACCGCGTGCACGACTTCGTACGAGCCCTGATCGACGAGCAGACTCGATACCCCCTGTGGGACCTGGCCGAGCCGTTCACCTACGCCGGTCCCCTGTGGGTCGACCGTGATGAGGCAGTTCGTCGCCTCCTCCATGTGCGGGCCATGGTCGCCCTCGGAGGCGGGGTGAACGTCGACGCTCTCGACGCCCTCGACCACTACGGTCGACAGCTCGGCATGACCGACGAGGAAATTCTGTCGGTCCTCACCCCGGTCACTTTCGCCGCGACCACCGGGAAGGGGCTGACGTGGACGAGGAGCTGAGCCCGGTCACGGCGCGGCTGAGTGCCATGATCCCCGACACGGCGAAGCCCGAGCGCGGAGACGGCCGCACGGTGCGTCTCACGAAGGCCAGCGCGATCCGCACGGAGAAGCAGCTCGAGTTGAAGCGCGGGCAGGTGCCCCTTGGCACCCTGACCGTGGTCGCTGGGCGCGGTGGTGAAGGGAAGAGCACGTGGGTGCTCGGGTGGATCGCCGAAGGGACGCATGGCCGACTTGAAGGTGACCTGCACGGCACGCCGATCACCGCGCTGATCGTGTCGATCGAAGACAGCTGGTCGGCGGTCATGGTTCCGCGTCTGCAAGCAGCGGGGGCCGACCTGGACCGCGTGGTGCAGGTGAACGTTGACCTGACGGTCGACGGTGTGACGCGGGAGACGACACCGACGCTTCCCCTGGACACCGAGCAGCTGCGAAGAGCAGTACGTGAGAGCGGGGCTCAGGTCATCGTGCTCGATCCGGCATCGTCCTTCATGTCTGGTGACATGAACAAGCGAGGCGACGTACGCGAGTCCCTGGACCCACTTGCGACCCTCGCGCAGGAGGAAGGGATCGCGGTGGTGCTCATCATGCACTTCAACAAGGGGGCCGGATCACCGTCGGACAAGCTGTCGGGATCACATGCCCTGCGGGATGCCACCCGCTCCCTGCTCCTGGTAGCTCGCGACGACAACACCGACGAACGGGTGCTGACTGTAGACAAGAGCAACTACAGCGCTGCCGGCGGACAGTCCTACGCCTTCCGGATCGACTCGGTGACGGTGAAGACCGACGATGGGCACACCGTCGAGGTGGGGCGGTCGGTCGAACTCGGAGAGACCACCACGTCGGTTGGCGAGATCCTGAACCGAGCGTATGGCGAGGTCGAGTCCAGCGACGGCAACGCAGCGCAGGCGTTCATCTACCAGTACCTCTATGACAGCCCTGGTTGGGAGGCTCACGCACGCGATGTCATCGACGCTGGCGGCGACGCGGGATTCAGCGAACAGCAGCTCACGAAGGCAAGGTTCCGTGCGAAAAATCCGGTCGTGCAGTCCAGCAAGGTCGGCGCGGGTCGAGTGTGGAGCATCCGGTCAGACGCCCCTCAAGATTCCAACATTCCCAAGATGCCAGGGGTGGAAACGCAGGAATCTTGGAATCTTGCGCAGGACTCAGAGTCTGAGCGGAGCGCGTCATGACCCCCTCGACGACCGAGCACATCGTCACCACCACCATCGCCAACTCAGGGACCAAGGGCATGACGTACCACGCCCTCCGCGACGCCCTGAGCTACCCGACGAACCTCGCCGAGATCATCCACAGGCTCGCCCGGCTCGGAGCCCTCAGCATCGGCTCCCATGGCCGCTGGCGCGTCACCCCTCCCCCACGCACCACTGAAAGGAACGAACCATGATCCACCCCGACCTGTGCCGCGCATGCGGTGCACCCTACGACGAGCACGACCCTCGTCAGTTGACCCTCCGTCGACACCTGAGCTGCCCCAGCGGCCTGACCGCCTCGGCGAACGTGAACCGGTCCACTCGGGTCGCGAAGGCGTTGACCACCATCGCCGACGCGCTCCGCCGACGCCGTGGGTCCATCCCCCGGGTGAACTCGTGAGCCGGGCGGATCGCCTCGCCGAGGCGCGCAGTAGGATCGAGCGCGCATCTTGGCCCCGGGCCGTCTGCCGGGTCTGTGGAGGCGTCGTGAAGGCGGGAGCAGGGCGCCGCTTGCCGCTGTCACCGTGGCGGAACCATGGTGATGATCTCACCGAGGATCGCAACGATAGCGTCCGTGCCAGTCAGGGCATGCCGGTTGTCGATGCCTGGCGTCGCGAACACGACGGCTGCACCCCAGATGCAGCCCAGATCATCCGGAAGGTCACGAAACGCGAGGTGACGCCCAGCGTGGCGAGTCGGGTCGCCGAGGTCTCAGCGCAGCCGCTCATCGCCGTTCATCACTGGGCAACGTTCGACCCCAAGCGGAAGCCGTTCGACCTGTCGTCGAAGCCCTTCGCCTGGCTGAACCCCGCCGATCTCGACGCCGCCGTGCAGACCGTCTGGACTGAGGTTCGCCCGACCGTAGTATCCGAGGGCGGGTGCGGGATGTGCGGCGTCCGAGCGTCCATTGGCTGGTGGGAGTCACCGCTCAGATGGACGGACGGCACGAAAGCAGCCATGTGCAGCACGTGTGGCGATGCGTGGGTGACCGCAGGCCGGCCGGTAGACATGATGACCGGCGATCCCCTGCGCCCCGGTCTCCGCAGGGTCGCTCTTCGGGTCCTGGCGGGCGCGACCTCTGTCCCCGAAACCGACTTCGGCCTGCGC is part of the Plantibacter sp. Leaf314 genome and encodes:
- a CDS encoding RsbRD N-terminal domain-containing protein, which produces MIMKMMVEATLTGARVSGLRGMDGWAVETDAATGAVTLVPPPGSAVTSKEWRMVPLAAVLRAAEGVQTGDLVSSLLTMLASDGEDPTRSSRGGKRQHLERVSRVYRAALSQGLSPREVIVEHFQTEDSSAGRWIAQARKEGYLGSYADEKARYAWPKHAGRKLGPDGEPLPPVPVTADQLRAFPEPIKRNTGRARSTPTRTSAPTGSEDQK
- a CDS encoding AlpA family transcriptional regulator, which gives rise to MQTTYTNPLTALRRLPATVSLPTAGAFFGLSRAHSYSLNARGEFPVPVRQIGARFVVTQADLARALGIDVADLLDTAPA
- a CDS encoding AAA family ATPase, encoding MDEELSPVTARLSAMIPDTAKPERGDGRTVRLTKASAIRTEKQLELKRGQVPLGTLTVVAGRGGEGKSTWVLGWIAEGTHGRLEGDLHGTPITALIVSIEDSWSAVMVPRLQAAGADLDRVVQVNVDLTVDGVTRETTPTLPLDTEQLRRAVRESGAQVIVLDPASSFMSGDMNKRGDVRESLDPLATLAQEEGIAVVLIMHFNKGAGSPSDKLSGSHALRDATRSLLLVARDDNTDERVLTVDKSNYSAAGGQSYAFRIDSVTVKTDDGHTVEVGRSVELGETTTSVGEILNRAYGEVESSDGNAAQAFIYQYLYDSPGWEAHARDVIDAGGDAGFSEQQLTKARFRAKNPVVQSSKVGAGRVWSIRSDAPQDSNIPKMPGVETQESWNLAQDSESERSAS